Proteins from one Impatiens glandulifera chromosome 2, dImpGla2.1, whole genome shotgun sequence genomic window:
- the LOC124924896 gene encoding desiccation protectant protein Lea14 homolog, with amino-acid sequence MAGLIDKAKNYVAEKVANMPMPVATVTDVDLKGVGIEGINYGAKVSVDNPYTHSIPICEISYTLKSADRVIATGTIPDPGSLVGKDKTILDVPVKVPHSVLVSLARDIGSDWDIDYELHIGLTIDLPVVGNFTIPLSTKGEIKLPTLSDLWSKNPPQSSV; translated from the exons ATGGCAGGTTTGATCGACAAGGCGAAGAACTACGTGGCGGAGAAGGTGGCGAATATGCCGATGCCTGTAGCGACGGTTACCGACGTGGATCTGAAAGGTGTTGGCATTGAAGGTATAAATTACGGCGCTAAGGTATCCGTCGACAACCCTTACACCCATTCCATCCCCATTTGCGAGATCTCTTATACCCTAAAAAGCGCCGACAG GGTTATTGCCACGGGGACCATACCTGATCCGGGCTCGTTGGTGGGTAAAGATAAGACGATATTGGACGTGCCGGTTAAGGTGCCACACAGCGTATTGGTAAGTTTGGCAAGGGATATTGGATCCGATTGGGATATCGATTATGAGCTCCATATAGGGCTCACTATTGACCTACCGGTTGTAGGAAATTTCACCATTCCTCTTTCCACAAAAGGAGAGATCAAACTTCCCACTCTTTCCGATTTGTGGAGCAAAAATCCACCACAATCATCAGTTTAA
- the LOC124924898 gene encoding probable WRKY transcription factor 43 yields MDEDQSQEVHQSCNIDDHDQYYNYNLPPPGLPPITYDQNQYDHQAPESTNNLNTTSLEGSGPSTSSIGRRKNKKAINRPRFAFQTRSESDVLDDGYRWRKYGQKAVKDTIHPRGYYKCTHLTCDVKKQVQRLSDDTSIVVTTYEGVHNHPSEKLMESLGPLIQQMHFLTRTL; encoded by the exons ATGGATGAAGATCAGAGCCAAGAAGTTCATCAGTCTTGTAATATTGATGATCATGATCAATATTACAATTACAACTTACCTCCTCCTGGACTTCCTCCAATTACCTATGATCAAAATCAATATGATCATCAAGCACCAGAGTCAACAAACAATTTAAACACTACAAGCCTTGAGGGTAGTGGTCCGAGTACAAGTAGCATCGGAAGGCGGAAGAATAAGAAAGCAATTAACAGGCCTCGGTTCGCCTTTCAAACCAGAAGCGAAAGTGATGTATTGGATGATGGTTATCGTTGGAGGAAATACGGGCAGAAAGCAGTCAAGGATACTATCCATCCAAG AGGGTATTACAAGTGCACACATCTCACATGCGATGTTAAGAAACAAGTGCAAAGGTTGTCGGACGACACAAGTATTGTTGTTACGACATATGAGGGAGTTCATAATCACCCTTCGGAGAAGCTCATGGAATCCCTTGGCCCTCTTATCCAACAGATGCACTTCCTCACTAGAACTCTTTGA
- the LOC124927413 gene encoding protein ABIL1-like isoform X2 yields the protein MKPDHPWPVLPSMTYDEEYMDHNKNFVKALQELKNLKPQLYSAAEYCEKSYIHNDQKQMVLGNLKDYAVRALVTAVDHLGTVAFKLNDLLDQQTSNVSAMELDVSFLNQRFMTCQIYTDKEGMRQQQLFSIIPRHHKHYVLPNAINKKVHFSPQTQSTDTRESSNGQSRSRILCPSGTPASKTLSWHLATETKSTLEGTRRVSVGNGDTNTSGQISGVFDLSRDDEKNIQTKASISPTIDVSGKDSAVEGSKKLNALKSFDKTKKREAANPLIRSKSVLSALFSKQKASRIRTIS from the exons ATGAAACCGGACCATCCGTGGCCCGTCCTTCCTTCGATGACTTACGATGAGGAATACATGGATCACAACAAGAATTTCGTCAAAGCTCTTCAG GAACTCAAGAATTTAAAGCCACAACTCTATTCCGCTGCAGAATACTGTGAAAAGTCATATATACACAATGACCAGAAACAAAT GGTTCTTGGTAACCTAAAAGACTATGCAGTACGAGCTCTGGTCACTGCTGTAGACCACCTTGGCACAGTTGCTTTTAAATTGAATGATCTGCTTGATCAACAAACTAGTAATGTTTCAGCCATGGAACTGGATGTTTCTTTCTTGAATCAG CGATTTATGACATGCCAAATATACACTGACAAAGAAGGAATGAGGCAgcaacaattattttctatcataCCAAGGCATCACAAGCATTATGTTTTGCCAA ATGCCATCAATAAGAAGGTACATTTTAGCCCACAAACACAGTCGACAGATACAAGAGAAAGTAGTAATGGTCAATCAAGATCGCGGATTTTATGCCCATCAG GTACCCCAGCTTCAAAAACTCTGTCTTGGCATTTGGCAACAGAAACAAAATCCACATTGGAAGGAACTCGCCGTGTGTCTGTGGG TAATGGCGATACAAATACATCTGGACAAATTTCAGGAGTTTTCGATTTATCAAGAG ATGATGAgaaaaacattcaaacaaaaGCCTCGATATCCCCGACAATAGATGTCTCGGGGAAG GATTCGGCTGTTGAAGGATCGAAAAAGTTGAATGCATTGAAATCATTCGACAAGACAAAGAAAAGGGAGGCTGCTAATCCACTAATCCGCAGCAAGAGTGTATTGTCGGCTCTCTTCTCTAAACAGAAGGCTTCAAGAATCAGAACCATCTCATGA
- the LOC124927413 gene encoding protein ABIL1-like isoform X1: MKPDHPWPVLPSMTYDEEYMDHNKNFVKALQELKNLKPQLYSAAEYCEKSYIHNDQKQMVLGNLKDYAVRALVTAVDHLGTVAFKLNDLLDQQTSNVSAMELDVSFLNQRFMTCQIYTDKEGMRQQQLFSIIPRHHKHYVLPNAINKKVHFSPQTQSTDTRESSNGQSRSRILCPSGTPASKTLSWHLATETKSTLEGTRRVSVGNGDTNTSGQISGVFDLSRADDEKNIQTKASISPTIDVSGKDSAVEGSKKLNALKSFDKTKKREAANPLIRSKSVLSALFSKQKASRIRTIS; this comes from the exons ATGAAACCGGACCATCCGTGGCCCGTCCTTCCTTCGATGACTTACGATGAGGAATACATGGATCACAACAAGAATTTCGTCAAAGCTCTTCAG GAACTCAAGAATTTAAAGCCACAACTCTATTCCGCTGCAGAATACTGTGAAAAGTCATATATACACAATGACCAGAAACAAAT GGTTCTTGGTAACCTAAAAGACTATGCAGTACGAGCTCTGGTCACTGCTGTAGACCACCTTGGCACAGTTGCTTTTAAATTGAATGATCTGCTTGATCAACAAACTAGTAATGTTTCAGCCATGGAACTGGATGTTTCTTTCTTGAATCAG CGATTTATGACATGCCAAATATACACTGACAAAGAAGGAATGAGGCAgcaacaattattttctatcataCCAAGGCATCACAAGCATTATGTTTTGCCAA ATGCCATCAATAAGAAGGTACATTTTAGCCCACAAACACAGTCGACAGATACAAGAGAAAGTAGTAATGGTCAATCAAGATCGCGGATTTTATGCCCATCAG GTACCCCAGCTTCAAAAACTCTGTCTTGGCATTTGGCAACAGAAACAAAATCCACATTGGAAGGAACTCGCCGTGTGTCTGTGGG TAATGGCGATACAAATACATCTGGACAAATTTCAGGAGTTTTCGATTTATCAAGAG CAGATGATGAgaaaaacattcaaacaaaaGCCTCGATATCCCCGACAATAGATGTCTCGGGGAAG GATTCGGCTGTTGAAGGATCGAAAAAGTTGAATGCATTGAAATCATTCGACAAGACAAAGAAAAGGGAGGCTGCTAATCCACTAATCCGCAGCAAGAGTGTATTGTCGGCTCTCTTCTCTAAACAGAAGGCTTCAAGAATCAGAACCATCTCATGA